A single genomic interval of Candidatus Afararchaeum irisae harbors:
- a CDS encoding ABC transporter ATP-binding protein yields MALLEVSGLEAGYGSLQILDGVDLEVEEGEYVTIVGPNGAGKSTAMKSVFGLTTHMGGSVVFDGDDITGLEPERIIHEGIGYVPQNDNVFTSLSVMENLEMGAYILDEVPDETVDEVFGYFPVLEERKSQKAGTMSGGQRQMLAMGRALMLDPDLLLLDEPSAGLAPDLVDEMFDRIDEINDSGTSILMVEQNAKEALRRCDRGYVLAQGQNRFSDDGDKLLEDPEVREEFLGG; encoded by the coding sequence ATGGCGTTACTCGAAGTATCCGGCTTAGAGGCGGGATACGGCAGCCTACAGATACTCGACGGCGTCGACTTAGAGGTCGAGGAAGGCGAGTACGTCACCATAGTCGGACCCAACGGAGCGGGGAAGTCGACAGCTATGAAGTCGGTCTTCGGTCTCACGACACATATGGGCGGCTCGGTCGTATTCGACGGAGACGACATAACCGGACTCGAACCCGAGAGGATAATACACGAGGGGATCGGCTATGTTCCCCAGAACGACAACGTCTTTACCTCTCTCTCAGTAATGGAGAACCTCGAGATGGGAGCCTACATACTCGACGAGGTTCCCGACGAGACAGTCGACGAGGTATTCGGCTACTTCCCCGTCTTGGAGGAGCGCAAGTCCCAGAAAGCGGGCACTATGAGCGGTGGACAGAGACAGATGCTCGCGATGGGACGTGCCCTGATGCTCGACCCCGACCTCCTCCTCTTAGACGAGCCGAGTGCGGGCTTAGCACCCGACTTAGTCGACGAGATGTTCGACAGGATAGACGAGATCAACGACTCGGGAACCTCCATACTCATGGTCGAACAGAACGCGAAGGAAGCTCTCAGAAGATGTGACCGCGGATACGTCCTCGCACAGGGTCAGAACAGATTCTCCGACGACGGCGACAAGCTCCTCGAAGACCCTGAGGTCAGAGAGGAGTTCCTCGGAGGCTAA
- a CDS encoding ABC transporter substrate-binding protein, whose protein sequence is MARDTDRRKFLKGIGAAGVAGLAGCTSGGNGNGGGGEDTQDAGGDGGGQNETTDDTGDTGDGGGDGGPDVLNIIGYPQSGIQIFKDFYTNFEGSAEIIVPDGLRDGELPQRVGADMSNVTGTAPGAAGPNQEAFEDLYTDEYGSEPSVFTSNTYDATAVLLLANAAAGENDGEAVKMQMRRVANPPGEKYGPGEIAEAAEAAANGEEINYEGASSTVDFDDRGDPTSATYDVWKFADEGTEVVDSVSFTGQEPAGEAADESPGGLGRTLQVGILLPQTGDLAPLGNPMIDAAMLPINEINNSDVDLEVDHSVQDTQTSQSAGISGAEALVNAGYPAVVGAASSGINVPVSKNVLIPNGVVGCSPSSTALSVSFLEDDGYIFRTAPSDLLQGQAMARVASDRLGASTASTFYVNNSYGQQLSEQFSDNFTEEYGGEVYHKVSFEKQQSSYTAKLEQALSPQ, encoded by the coding sequence GAGGAAACGGTAACGGTGGCGGAGGAGAGGATACTCAGGACGCCGGTGGAGACGGCGGAGGTCAGAACGAGACGACCGACGACACCGGCGACACCGGCGACGGAGGTGGTGATGGGGGTCCAGACGTACTCAACATAATCGGGTATCCCCAGAGCGGTATACAGATATTCAAGGACTTCTACACCAACTTCGAGGGTTCGGCGGAGATAATCGTCCCCGACGGACTCAGGGACGGAGAGCTTCCCCAGAGGGTAGGAGCCGACATGTCGAACGTCACAGGTACGGCTCCGGGTGCCGCGGGTCCCAACCAGGAGGCTTTCGAGGATCTCTACACAGACGAGTACGGCTCCGAACCGAGTGTCTTCACGTCTAACACCTACGACGCAACAGCTGTGCTTCTGCTTGCGAACGCCGCCGCGGGTGAGAACGACGGGGAGGCTGTCAAGATGCAGATGAGACGCGTAGCCAACCCGCCCGGAGAGAAGTACGGACCCGGGGAGATAGCCGAGGCAGCTGAGGCGGCGGCAAACGGCGAGGAGATAAACTACGAGGGAGCGTCGAGTACCGTCGACTTCGACGACAGGGGCGACCCAACATCGGCTACATACGACGTCTGGAAGTTCGCTGACGAAGGCACAGAAGTCGTCGACTCGGTGAGCTTCACGGGTCAGGAGCCCGCCGGCGAGGCGGCTGACGAGTCGCCCGGAGGTCTCGGGAGAACTCTTCAGGTCGGAATACTCCTCCCACAGACGGGAGACTTAGCACCTCTCGGAAACCCCATGATAGACGCCGCTATGCTTCCGATAAACGAGATAAATAACTCCGACGTCGACCTCGAAGTCGACCACTCGGTACAGGACACACAGACGAGCCAGTCGGCGGGTATAAGCGGCGCGGAGGCTCTCGTCAACGCGGGATACCCTGCCGTCGTCGGCGCGGCGTCGTCGGGTATCAACGTCCCCGTCTCGAAGAACGTCCTCATACCCAACGGAGTCGTGGGATGTTCGCCTTCGAGTACCGCTCTGAGTGTGTCCTTCCTAGAGGACGACGGCTACATATTCAGGACTGCGCCGAGTGATCTTCTCCAGGGACAGGCTATGGCACGTGTTGCGTCGGACAGGCTGGGAGCCTCGACCGCCTCGACCTTCTACGTCAACAACTCGTACGGACAGCAGCTTTCCGAACAGTTCTCCGACAACTTCACCGAGGAGTACGGCGGAGAGGTCTACCACAAGGTCTCGTTCGAGAAACAGCAGTCGTCTTACACGGCTAAGCTCGAACAGGCACTGAGTCCTCAGTGA